From Actinopolyspora lacussalsi, a single genomic window includes:
- a CDS encoding urease accessory protein (product_source=KO:K03188; cog=COG0830; ko=KO:K03188; pfam=PF01730; superfamily=48498), with the protein MSTVSLATLALADSRFPGGGHAHSGGLEEAVHRGNVSGPEQLAEFLHGRLHGAGAQAAAFAAAAAHAAARGVRPDHWSLLDAELDARTPSPAQRAASRAQGRGTLRAGRAAWPSRALDELLATTGSPHHPIVVGVLLGAGASGSPADAASVVAYLSVSGPASAAVRLLGLDPFAANAAVTALRADTERIAAEAARTAGHRPESLPGTSSPALDLLAEQHQRHHREEVRLFAS; encoded by the coding sequence ATGTCCACAGTTTCACTCGCGACGCTCGCGCTCGCCGACTCACGGTTCCCCGGCGGTGGTCACGCGCACTCCGGTGGTCTGGAGGAGGCGGTGCACCGCGGCAACGTGTCCGGGCCGGAGCAGTTGGCCGAGTTCCTCCACGGGAGGCTGCACGGAGCCGGTGCGCAGGCGGCGGCCTTCGCCGCTGCCGCCGCACACGCCGCCGCCAGGGGAGTGCGTCCGGACCACTGGTCGCTGTTGGACGCCGAACTCGACGCGAGAACACCGTCGCCCGCCCAGCGCGCGGCGAGCCGTGCGCAGGGCCGGGGCACGCTTCGCGCGGGTCGGGCGGCGTGGCCCTCGCGCGCCCTCGACGAGCTGCTCGCCACAACGGGCAGTCCACATCATCCGATCGTGGTCGGTGTGCTGCTGGGGGCGGGCGCGTCCGGTTCACCGGCCGATGCCGCTTCCGTGGTGGCCTATCTGTCGGTCAGCGGTCCGGCGTCCGCCGCGGTTCGGCTGCTGGGGTTGGACCCGTTCGCGGCCAACGCGGCGGTCACCGCGTTGCGGGCCGATACCGAGCGCATCGCGGCGGAAGCGGCACGGACGGCGGGCCACCGGCCCGAGAGCCTGCCCGGTACCAGTTCCCCGGCACTCGATCTGCTCGCCGAACAACACCAACGACACCACCGGGAAGAGGTACGGCTCTTTGCAAGCTGA
- a CDS encoding urease accessory protein (product_source=KO:K03190; cog=COG0829; ko=KO:K03190; pfam=PF01774; superfamily=51556) — translation MKSAASLTVELDGAGNSVVRRLRSMAPLTLVPRRRRTPSTGGAVVHLVGSATSPLGGDDLTLRVRVGAGARLLLRGIAASLALPGHGPGGSRGSISIDVEEGGTVEYLPEPTVVTSRAEHRADLSVRLADSARACFRETLVLGRTGEEPGGLVTTTSLERAGRPLLRHTFEAGRQRLRASHAHLGGARVLANEVVVWGRDPEPRSEVDWALQPLAGGGSLTTVLTADTVTARRRLAEARAVHPAGDDLTPVGTAG, via the coding sequence ATGAAGTCGGCCGCTTCGTTGACCGTCGAACTCGACGGTGCGGGCAACTCGGTGGTGCGGCGGTTGCGTTCGATGGCACCGCTGACCCTGGTGCCGCGCCGTCGTCGCACTCCCTCGACGGGAGGGGCGGTCGTGCACCTGGTGGGCTCGGCCACCTCGCCGTTGGGCGGGGACGATCTCACGCTGCGGGTCCGGGTCGGTGCCGGTGCTCGGCTGCTGTTGCGCGGTATCGCGGCTTCCCTGGCGTTGCCGGGGCACGGCCCCGGTGGCAGCCGCGGTTCGATCAGCATCGACGTCGAGGAGGGCGGCACCGTCGAGTACCTGCCCGAGCCCACGGTGGTGACCTCCCGCGCCGAACACCGTGCCGACCTCTCGGTGCGACTGGCCGACTCGGCGCGGGCCTGCTTCCGGGAGACGTTGGTGCTGGGGCGCACCGGGGAGGAACCGGGCGGATTGGTGACCACTACGAGCCTGGAGCGCGCGGGCAGGCCGCTGTTGCGACACACCTTCGAGGCCGGGCGGCAGCGGTTGCGTGCCAGTCACGCCCATCTCGGAGGTGCCCGGGTGCTGGCCAACGAGGTCGTGGTCTGGGGCCGGGATCCCGAGCCGCGTTCGGAGGTGGACTGGGCACTGCAGCCGTTGGCGGGTGGGGGATCGCTGACCACTGTGCTCACCGCCGACACGGTGACGGCTCGACGGCGGTTGGCCGAAGCCCGGGCGGTGCATCCGGCAGGGGACGATCTCACCCCGGTCGGGACGGCCGGTTGA
- a CDS encoding peptide/nickel transport system ATP-binding protein (product_source=KO:K02032; cath_funfam=3.40.50.300; cog=COG1123; ko=KO:K02032; pfam=PF00005; smart=SM00382; superfamily=52540) → MNRSLLEITGLAANAAGTRLLDDVTLGVNPGETLCVLGESGSGKTTLGLAAQGEHGSGVELSGNVRLRGLDLLSLRERQRRAARSRKIGYLPQHPAAVLNPARRIGSVLGELAPPSHRPRERRRDAVRRALESAHLPPDERLLRRFPHQLSGGQQQRVALAHALIIEPELLILDEPTSGLDTVTRAETVDTLRELTGTGTGVLLLTHDLGLARELADGVMVLRDGEVVERGVTGRVLREPAHEYTGALLAAEPRLPVSGRGITEPDPSPSVGGLRADGLRSTSPTGVPLLHEAELAVPPGHRVAVVGRSGAGKTTLARCLAGLTPADSGRIELDGAVLDNDIHLRSRRQRGAVQYVHQDARASFDEFRTVGRQLARTVRLNRGGTRRSAREESARALRSVGLDEATHERRPAELSGGQLQRAALARALLAEPAVLICDEITAAQDVVNQSELLGLLREITERSAIGLVLISHDLAAVAPLADEVLVMAEGRCVERAPTGRLLGSPRSTVATRLVTAARR, encoded by the coding sequence TTGAACCGATCACTTCTCGAAATCACCGGCCTGGCTGCGAACGCGGCGGGAACCCGCCTGCTCGACGACGTGACGCTGGGCGTGAATCCCGGGGAAACGCTGTGCGTGCTCGGGGAATCCGGCAGTGGCAAGACGACACTGGGGCTGGCCGCCCAGGGCGAGCACGGCAGCGGTGTGGAGCTGTCCGGCAACGTACGGCTACGCGGGCTGGATCTGCTCTCGCTGCGTGAACGGCAACGGCGAGCCGCCCGCTCCCGGAAAATCGGCTACCTGCCCCAGCACCCGGCCGCGGTGCTCAATCCGGCGCGGCGGATCGGCAGCGTGCTCGGTGAACTGGCCCCACCGAGCCACCGGCCCCGCGAGCGACGCCGCGATGCGGTTCGCCGGGCGCTCGAATCGGCGCACCTGCCCCCGGACGAGCGCCTGCTGCGACGGTTTCCGCACCAGCTCTCCGGGGGACAGCAACAGCGCGTGGCCCTGGCCCACGCGCTGATCATCGAACCCGAACTGTTGATACTGGACGAACCCACCAGTGGCCTGGACACGGTGACCCGGGCCGAAACCGTCGACACGCTGCGCGAGCTCACCGGCACGGGGACCGGGGTACTGCTGCTGACGCACGACCTCGGGTTGGCGCGGGAACTGGCGGACGGGGTGATGGTGCTGCGCGACGGGGAGGTCGTGGAGCGGGGAGTCACCGGAAGGGTGCTGCGCGAGCCGGCGCACGAGTACACGGGTGCGCTGCTCGCCGCCGAACCACGGCTCCCGGTGTCCGGACGCGGAATCACCGAACCGGATCCGTCGCCCTCGGTGGGTGGTCTGCGGGCGGACGGTCTCCGCAGTACGAGTCCCACCGGTGTCCCGCTGCTGCACGAGGCCGAACTGGCCGTTCCCCCGGGACACCGCGTTGCCGTCGTGGGACGTTCCGGGGCGGGCAAGACCACGCTGGCACGCTGTCTCGCCGGGCTCACCCCGGCCGATTCCGGTCGGATCGAGCTCGACGGCGCCGTACTGGACAACGACATCCACCTACGGAGCAGACGGCAGCGCGGCGCGGTGCAGTACGTACACCAGGACGCCAGGGCCTCGTTCGACGAGTTCCGCACCGTCGGAAGGCAACTGGCCCGCACCGTCCGGCTGAACCGGGGTGGCACCCGACGGTCGGCGCGGGAGGAGAGCGCACGTGCGCTCCGCTCCGTGGGGTTGGACGAGGCCACGCACGAGCGGCGTCCGGCCGAGCTGTCGGGAGGCCAGCTGCAACGCGCGGCCCTGGCCCGGGCGTTGCTGGCCGAACCGGCCGTGCTGATCTGCGACGAGATCACGGCCGCGCAGGACGTGGTCAACCAGTCCGAACTGCTCGGGCTGCTGCGCGAGATCACCGAACGTTCCGCGATCGGACTCGTGCTGATCAGTCACGACCTGGCGGCGGTGGCACCGTTGGCCGACGAGGTGCTGGTGATGGCGGAGGGGCGCTGCGTGGAACGGGCTCCTACCGGGAGGTTGCTGGGATCGCCCCGGTCGACCGTGGCAACCCGTCTCGTCACCGCCGCGCGGCGGTAG
- a CDS encoding hypothetical protein (product_source=Hypo-rule applied; pfam=PF08044) has protein sequence MPSESPDLRASDDDREQIATLLRQAQQEGRLTLNEFDERIAEAYRARTYSELAPLISDLPDETGKAAGTGTSSRGSTSDSTPGRTAVGIMSYTERAGHWRVPPRFATFAFWGGGSIDLREAYLDADEVEIRCYAIMGGIEVIVPPGTRIEDRCAAIMGGVEREVRGAASQSEIKVLITGFAFCGGVSIYSKEPGERAD, from the coding sequence ATGCCGAGCGAATCGCCCGACTTGCGCGCGTCAGACGACGACAGGGAACAGATCGCGACCCTGCTGCGACAGGCACAGCAGGAAGGTCGGTTGACGCTGAACGAGTTCGACGAGCGGATCGCCGAAGCGTACCGCGCGCGAACCTACAGCGAGCTGGCACCGCTGATCAGCGATCTGCCCGACGAGACCGGCAAAGCGGCGGGGACCGGCACGTCCTCCCGTGGCTCGACCTCGGACTCGACTCCGGGCAGGACGGCGGTGGGGATCATGAGCTACACCGAGCGCGCCGGACACTGGCGCGTGCCGCCGCGTTTCGCCACGTTCGCCTTCTGGGGCGGTGGCAGCATCGACCTCCGGGAAGCCTACCTCGACGCGGACGAGGTCGAGATCCGCTGCTACGCGATCATGGGCGGAATCGAGGTCATCGTGCCCCCGGGCACCAGGATCGAGGACCGGTGCGCCGCGATCATGGGCGGTGTGGAGCGAGAGGTGCGCGGCGCGGCCTCGCAGAGCGAGATCAAGGTACTCATAACTGGTTTCGCGTTCTGTGGCGGAGTGAGCATCTACAGCAAAGAGCCCGGTGAGCGGGCCGACTGA
- a CDS encoding urease accessory protein (product_source=KO:K03189; cath_funfam=3.40.50.300; cog=COG0378; ko=KO:K03189; pfam=PF02492; smart=SM00382; superfamily=52540; tigrfam=TIGR00101), whose protein sequence is MQAEHQHHVHGQDGHRHPVDFDPTAAGPDPFAPTASGSRPVRIGIGGPVGSGKTALTAALCRTLGAELELAVVTNDIYTTEDADFLRQAGVLDPGRIEAVQTGACPHTAIRDDITANLDAVERLQQRYASLDLVLVESGGDNLTAVFSRGLADVQVFVVDVAGGDKVPRKGGPGVTTADLLVVNKVDLAERVGADMAVMLADAHRMRGELAVLAQSLTEDPAASAAADWVRRQLAEHRAAVGPSAE, encoded by the coding sequence TTGCAAGCTGAACACCAGCACCACGTACACGGCCAGGACGGCCATCGCCATCCGGTCGATTTCGACCCGACCGCCGCGGGCCCCGATCCGTTCGCGCCCACGGCCTCGGGCAGCAGGCCGGTGCGGATCGGCATCGGAGGTCCGGTCGGCAGCGGCAAGACCGCGTTGACCGCGGCGCTGTGCCGCACTCTCGGGGCCGAACTCGAACTCGCGGTGGTCACCAACGACATCTACACCACCGAGGACGCGGACTTCCTGCGGCAGGCGGGAGTGCTGGATCCCGGTCGGATCGAGGCGGTGCAGACCGGTGCCTGCCCGCACACCGCCATCAGGGACGACATCACCGCGAACCTGGACGCGGTGGAGCGGCTGCAGCAGCGTTACGCCTCGCTGGATCTCGTGCTCGTCGAGAGCGGCGGCGACAACCTCACCGCGGTGTTCAGCCGCGGGTTGGCGGACGTGCAGGTCTTCGTGGTCGACGTAGCAGGCGGTGACAAGGTACCCCGCAAGGGCGGGCCGGGTGTCACCACGGCTGACCTGCTGGTCGTCAACAAGGTGGATCTGGCCGAACGGGTGGGTGCGGACATGGCGGTCATGCTCGCCGACGCCCACCGGATGCGTGGTGAGCTGGCCGTGCTCGCGCAGTCGCTGACCGAGGATCCGGCAGCCTCGGCGGCTGCCGACTGGGTGAGGCGGCAGCTCGCGGAGCACCGAGCCGCCGTGGGGCCGAGCGCGGAATGA
- a CDS encoding endonuclease/exonuclease/phosphatase family metal-dependent hydrolase (product_source=COG3568; cath_funfam=3.60.10.10; cleavage_site_network=SignalP-noTM; cog=COG3568; superfamily=56219; transmembrane_helix_parts=Inside_1_6,TMhelix_7_29,Outside_30_303) — protein MPRRSALCSVAALCSLALAAPLATGPGVAHAAEQPRTDGSFSALTYNVAGLPDFVSGSDPATNTPLISERLPHYDLVNVQEDFNYHDELYAADDHRHRTETSGPAVFGDGLNTLSRDPIADFRRITWDECYGTDCLTPKGFSHARIELAAGTGFDLYNVHANAGTDSGDLAARRSNLAQLSEYIRRNSRDRAVIVMGDTNTRYTREGDNIRQLVDDNGLTDAWVRLERGGSRPAAGAAPLECDPDAPSDSCEVVDKILYRDGGGLDLTAVDYGNEHTAFLDESGEPLSDHFPHRVHFEWTSTE, from the coding sequence ATGCCTCGACGCAGCGCCCTCTGCTCGGTCGCAGCCCTCTGTTCGCTCGCGTTGGCCGCGCCGCTGGCCACCGGCCCCGGGGTCGCGCACGCGGCCGAACAGCCCCGAACCGACGGGAGCTTCTCCGCACTGACCTACAACGTGGCCGGACTGCCCGATTTTGTCTCCGGCAGCGACCCGGCGACCAACACACCGTTGATCAGCGAGCGGCTGCCGCACTACGACCTGGTCAACGTTCAGGAGGACTTCAACTACCACGACGAGCTGTACGCCGCCGACGACCACCGGCATCGCACCGAGACCAGTGGTCCCGCCGTCTTCGGCGACGGGCTCAACACGCTCTCCCGCGATCCGATCGCCGACTTTCGACGGATCACCTGGGACGAGTGCTACGGAACCGACTGCCTGACGCCGAAAGGCTTCAGCCACGCCCGGATCGAGCTCGCCGCGGGAACCGGGTTCGACCTGTACAACGTGCACGCCAACGCGGGAACCGACTCCGGCGATCTCGCGGCCCGTCGGTCCAACCTGGCACAGCTCTCCGAGTACATCCGGCGGAACTCGCGGGACAGGGCCGTGATCGTCATGGGCGACACCAACACCCGCTACACCAGGGAGGGTGACAACATTCGCCAACTGGTGGACGACAACGGGCTCACCGACGCCTGGGTGCGGCTCGAACGGGGCGGGAGCCGTCCCGCCGCCGGTGCCGCTCCGCTGGAGTGCGATCCCGACGCGCCGAGCGACTCCTGCGAGGTGGTGGACAAGATCCTGTACCGCGACGGGGGTGGTCTCGACCTCACGGCGGTCGACTACGGCAACGAGCACACCGCGTTCCTGGACGAATCCGGCGAACCGCTGTCCGACCACTTCCCGCACCGCGTCCACTTCGAATGGACCTCCACCGAGTAG